The following proteins come from a genomic window of Pyxidicoccus sp. MSG2:
- a CDS encoding PEGA domain-containing protein: MSPHRLVLFALVTVLAAPSSAFAQDDDLLAPLTPQTKSSKTKAGKTKVVRKKTPREKPAKVTKKPAKTKSGATARGKAGKKPVEPVEEDDLLAPLSPKKTEMMVRITGGVRGAKLQVDGKDAGTLNAAPMPLTVTPGEHLLVVRKQGYADYTRRIDVKEGSQQEVSVSLDATMGFATLAADVAEAVVLVDGDEVGPVPQGNVLLKPGSREIEFRAPGFKPDVHNITVFAGRSYSVEGTLRPLVDTSVASADAPRKPALDPSRTPEETSPGLSLTDTTEPDPEVSSSKPWYGRWYVWAGVGAVVAAGTVGAVMATQGGGAPALNSTDVCGGDCDAVLGGARPVRGGASGSALRIPANAFHF; the protein is encoded by the coding sequence TGACCGTCCTGGCGGCGCCGTCCTCCGCATTCGCGCAGGACGACGACCTCCTCGCTCCCCTCACCCCGCAGACGAAGTCTTCCAAGACGAAGGCCGGGAAGACGAAGGTGGTGCGGAAGAAGACGCCGCGCGAGAAGCCCGCGAAGGTGACGAAGAAGCCCGCGAAGACGAAGAGCGGCGCGACGGCGCGGGGCAAGGCGGGCAAGAAGCCCGTGGAGCCCGTGGAAGAAGACGACCTGCTCGCGCCGCTGTCGCCCAAGAAGACCGAGATGATGGTGCGCATCACGGGCGGCGTGCGCGGGGCGAAGCTGCAGGTGGACGGCAAGGACGCCGGCACGCTGAACGCCGCCCCCATGCCCCTGACGGTGACGCCGGGCGAGCACCTGCTGGTGGTCCGCAAGCAGGGCTACGCCGACTACACGCGGCGCATCGACGTCAAGGAGGGCTCGCAGCAGGAGGTGTCCGTGTCGCTGGATGCCACCATGGGCTTCGCCACGCTGGCCGCGGACGTGGCCGAGGCGGTGGTGCTGGTGGACGGAGACGAGGTGGGGCCGGTGCCGCAGGGCAACGTGCTGCTCAAGCCGGGCTCGCGCGAGATTGAATTCCGCGCCCCGGGCTTCAAGCCCGACGTGCACAACATCACCGTCTTCGCCGGACGGAGCTACTCCGTGGAGGGCACGTTGCGGCCCCTGGTGGACACGTCGGTGGCCAGCGCGGATGCGCCGAGGAAGCCGGCGTTGGATCCGTCGCGCACGCCGGAGGAGACGTCGCCCGGCCTGTCGCTCACGGACACGACGGAGCCTGACCCGGAGGTGAGCTCCAGCAAGCCCTGGTATGGCCGCTGGTACGTGTGGGCCGGCGTTGGCGCGGTGGTGGCCGCGGGCACGGTGGGCGCGGTGATGGCGACGCAGGGTGGCGGCGCTCCTGCCCTGAACTCGACGGACGTGTGCGGCGGCGACTGCGATGCCGTGCTGGGCGGCGCACGTCCGGTTCGCGGTGGCGCCTCGGGAAGCGCTCTGCGCATTCCGGCCAACGCCTTCCACTTCTGA
- a CDS encoding M1 family aminopeptidase — translation MRTFLRGCLLWGVLSGVPAWSGPPPAVTPPAPPASPAFSPEVQLCLQHLKPSERARATKALGPLDELPRYRVQLDVDPAGREVTGRVQVEVLARDTPLTELYLRLTPNARERRVTLSGAKVGGRPVKLERPEPTLYRVALEEPVPVGAAAVVDVAVKATVPQVAAGGGGMLSGLLGGGSRGGGGDHGAFSATEDFLSLVGVVPQVPPTDAVGRPWDGPQGIGDLALYEPAHVLATVTVPSGWTVHATGAPMGEVPERNGRVRFAFAAAAVRDFPILVSRGYESSTATVGGVTVESHYAARDKAAGERVLKYASAMLEEYERRLGPLPYTHFRVVEAPLSGGAGGMEFPGLVTVATSLYRGPMDPTEALAGLEGMEGLEELLGAMGQGGGNPVMAQLGAVLERTLEFTVAHEVAHQYFAGLVGSDPIHMPVVDESLAQYAALLYVEWKHGKGAAEAQRKEALVSAYHLYRMTGGKDGRADRPTGDFVDEFEYSALVYGKAPLLHQASRQLVGDTAFLQALRAYVDTYRFKWAGGDAFTRELAKASPAHAKRLEALRVRWWLEAHGDEDLGKANLASMLGAQGPGDLEGLKDLEMDPASKQLLEQLMPGLLGE, via the coding sequence ATGCGGACCTTCCTGCGCGGGTGCCTGCTGTGGGGTGTGCTCTCCGGTGTCCCCGCCTGGAGCGGTCCACCTCCGGCTGTGACGCCCCCGGCGCCCCCGGCGTCCCCGGCCTTCTCACCCGAGGTGCAGCTCTGCCTCCAGCACCTCAAGCCCTCCGAGCGCGCGCGGGCGACGAAGGCGCTGGGGCCTCTGGATGAGCTGCCCCGCTACCGGGTGCAGTTGGATGTGGACCCGGCCGGGCGCGAGGTGACGGGCCGGGTGCAGGTGGAGGTGCTGGCCCGCGACACGCCCCTCACGGAGCTGTACCTGCGGCTGACGCCCAATGCCCGGGAGCGCCGGGTGACGCTGTCCGGGGCGAAGGTCGGCGGCCGGCCGGTGAAGCTGGAGCGGCCGGAGCCCACGCTGTACCGCGTGGCGCTGGAGGAGCCGGTCCCCGTCGGCGCGGCGGCGGTGGTGGACGTGGCGGTGAAGGCCACGGTGCCCCAGGTCGCGGCGGGAGGCGGAGGGATGCTGTCGGGCTTGCTGGGCGGAGGCTCGCGAGGAGGCGGCGGAGACCACGGCGCCTTCTCCGCCACGGAGGACTTCCTCAGCCTGGTGGGGGTGGTGCCCCAGGTGCCGCCGACGGACGCGGTGGGGCGCCCCTGGGACGGGCCGCAGGGCATTGGCGACCTGGCGCTGTACGAGCCGGCGCACGTGCTGGCCACCGTCACGGTGCCCTCGGGCTGGACGGTGCATGCCACGGGTGCGCCCATGGGCGAGGTGCCCGAGCGCAACGGCCGGGTGCGCTTCGCCTTCGCCGCGGCCGCGGTGCGCGACTTCCCCATCCTCGTGTCGAGGGGCTACGAGAGCTCCACGGCGACGGTGGGCGGTGTCACCGTGGAGAGCCACTACGCGGCGCGGGACAAGGCCGCGGGCGAGCGCGTGCTGAAGTACGCCAGCGCGATGCTGGAGGAGTACGAGCGGCGCCTGGGCCCGCTGCCCTACACGCACTTCCGCGTGGTGGAGGCGCCCCTGTCCGGCGGCGCGGGCGGCATGGAGTTCCCCGGGCTCGTCACGGTGGCCACGTCGCTGTACCGCGGCCCCATGGACCCGACCGAGGCGCTGGCCGGTCTCGAAGGCATGGAGGGCCTCGAGGAGCTGCTGGGCGCCATGGGGCAGGGCGGTGGCAACCCCGTCATGGCGCAGCTGGGCGCGGTGCTGGAGCGCACGCTGGAGTTCACCGTGGCACACGAGGTGGCGCACCAGTACTTCGCCGGCCTCGTGGGCTCGGACCCCATCCACATGCCCGTCGTGGACGAGTCGCTGGCCCAGTACGCCGCGCTCCTCTACGTCGAGTGGAAGCACGGCAAGGGGGCGGCGGAGGCGCAGCGGAAGGAGGCGCTGGTGTCCGCGTACCACCTGTACCGCATGACGGGCGGGAAGGACGGCCGCGCGGACCGGCCCACGGGCGACTTCGTGGACGAGTTCGAGTACAGCGCGCTCGTCTACGGCAAGGCGCCGCTGCTGCACCAGGCCTCGCGGCAGTTGGTGGGGGACACGGCCTTCCTCCAGGCGCTGCGCGCGTACGTGGACACGTACCGCTTCAAGTGGGCCGGCGGGGACGCATTCACCCGCGAGCTGGCGAAGGCGAGCCCCGCCCATGCGAAGCGGCTGGAGGCCCTGCGCGTGCGCTGGTGGTTGGAGGCGCACGGCGACGAGGACCTGGGAAAGGCCAACCTGGCGTCGATGCTGGGCGCCCAGGGGCCAGGCGACCTGGAGGGCTTGAAGGACCTGGAAATGGACCCGGCGTCGAAGCAGCTCCTGGAGCAGCTGATGCCGGGCCTGCTGGGGGAGTGA
- the ftsY gene encoding signal recognition particle-docking protein FtsY: MKTPNALDALAAQVPPAPSPAPSPGGGTTQPGTGTPPTEGFSVGDAVGIGAASLFVLLMVLAARKMFFRKRAPEAKKPGVPVPGEKPALPAERPQLRVELPPSQAEAARLREAEEAHERAATLARQREEAARTARTTTDAAERSRLEAQARELKEREEEEKRAEYRAKKAADDEARERRKREQAEARRLVEEERAREAAAVEEARRAEEAAARAKVEAEAGRTLAQGLDKTKSQGFMARLNGLFGQQRQVDESVLAELEEILFTADIGVRTANHLVEVAREKLKRNELKDPERIKALIREEVARICDLPVPRSLEGGGPPHVVMVVGVNGAGKTTTIGKLAAKLTGQGKKVVLAAGDTFRAAATEQLDVWADRAKAQLVKGAEGGDPSSVIFDAIKKAKDEGADVIIADTAGRLHTKAPLMDELKKVKRVMDKALPGAPHEVLLVLDSTNGQNAIQQAKQFHEAVGVTAIALTKLDGTAKGGVIIGICDELKLPVVWVGVGEKIADLRRFEPREFVQALFD, encoded by the coding sequence ATGAAGACGCCCAACGCCCTCGACGCCCTGGCCGCGCAGGTGCCGCCCGCCCCCTCCCCCGCCCCCTCCCCGGGCGGGGGCACCACGCAGCCGGGCACCGGCACGCCCCCCACGGAGGGCTTCTCCGTAGGCGACGCCGTCGGCATTGGCGCCGCGAGCCTCTTCGTCCTGCTGATGGTGCTGGCCGCGCGGAAGATGTTCTTCCGCAAGCGCGCGCCCGAGGCGAAGAAGCCCGGCGTCCCCGTCCCCGGGGAGAAGCCCGCCCTGCCGGCGGAGCGGCCCCAGCTCCGGGTGGAGCTGCCGCCCTCGCAGGCGGAGGCCGCCCGGCTGCGCGAGGCGGAAGAGGCGCATGAGCGCGCCGCCACCCTGGCCCGCCAGCGCGAGGAGGCCGCCCGCACCGCCCGCACCACCACGGACGCCGCCGAGCGCTCCCGGCTGGAGGCCCAGGCCCGGGAGCTCAAGGAGCGCGAGGAGGAGGAGAAGCGCGCCGAGTACCGCGCGAAGAAGGCCGCCGACGACGAGGCCCGCGAGCGGCGCAAGCGCGAGCAGGCCGAGGCGCGGCGGCTCGTGGAGGAGGAGCGCGCCCGCGAGGCCGCCGCCGTCGAGGAGGCCCGCCGCGCCGAGGAGGCCGCCGCGCGCGCCAAGGTGGAGGCCGAGGCCGGCCGCACGCTGGCGCAGGGCCTGGACAAGACGAAGAGCCAGGGCTTCATGGCCCGGCTCAACGGGCTGTTCGGCCAGCAGCGACAGGTGGACGAGTCCGTGCTGGCGGAGCTGGAGGAAATCCTCTTCACGGCGGACATCGGCGTGCGCACCGCGAATCACCTGGTGGAGGTGGCGCGCGAGAAGCTCAAGCGCAACGAGCTGAAGGACCCGGAGCGAATCAAGGCCCTCATCCGCGAGGAAGTGGCCCGCATCTGCGACCTGCCGGTGCCGCGCTCGCTGGAGGGCGGAGGCCCCCCGCACGTCGTCATGGTGGTGGGCGTCAACGGCGCCGGGAAGACCACCACCATCGGCAAGCTGGCCGCGAAGCTCACCGGCCAGGGCAAGAAGGTGGTGCTCGCCGCGGGCGACACCTTCCGCGCCGCCGCCACCGAGCAGCTCGACGTGTGGGCGGACCGCGCGAAGGCCCAGCTGGTGAAGGGCGCGGAGGGCGGCGACCCCAGCTCGGTCATCTTCGACGCCATCAAGAAGGCGAAGGACGAGGGCGCGGACGTCATCATCGCGGACACCGCGGGCCGGCTCCACACCAAGGCGCCGCTCATGGATGAGCTGAAGAAGGTCAAGCGCGTCATGGACAAGGCGCTGCCCGGCGCGCCGCACGAGGTGCTGCTGGTGCTGGACTCCACCAACGGCCAGAACGCGATTCAGCAGGCCAAGCAGTTCCACGAGGCCGTGGGCGTCACCGCGATTGCGCTGACGAAGCTGGACGGCACCGCGAAGGGCGGCGTCATCATCGGCATCTGCGACGAGCTGAAGCTGCCCGTCGTCTGGGTGGGCGTGGGCGAGAAGATCGCCGACCTGCGCCGCTTCGAGCCGCGCGAGTTCGTCCAGGCCCTCTTCGACTGA
- a CDS encoding zinc ribbon domain-containing protein, giving the protein MREKLKALAELQNVDLEVASLRKAADVHPRQIAELERELGVARSAIEAERARLTDMERQKAQLEQNITDEKDKVKKWEARLSEQRSTREYSALAREIDIAKKANLTMAEELAELTKQLGAAREAIKSKESDFATKQQGLSGRMAELKGKLGEAEAQVKALEGRRSGVSAGVDANLLRRYESIRKKKLPALVGVVAGTCQGCNMNVPPQLYNQLRTSLGTDVCPSCNRIIYAVEALQETPAATK; this is encoded by the coding sequence TTGCGGGAGAAATTGAAAGCGCTGGCGGAGCTGCAGAACGTAGACCTCGAGGTCGCTTCGCTCCGGAAGGCCGCGGATGTTCACCCCCGTCAGATTGCCGAGCTGGAGCGGGAGCTGGGCGTCGCCCGCAGCGCCATCGAGGCCGAGCGGGCGCGACTCACGGACATGGAGCGCCAGAAGGCGCAGCTCGAGCAGAACATCACGGACGAGAAGGACAAGGTGAAGAAGTGGGAGGCGCGGCTCAGCGAGCAGCGCTCCACCCGCGAGTACTCCGCCCTGGCCCGTGAAATCGACATCGCCAAGAAGGCGAACCTGACCATGGCCGAGGAGCTGGCGGAGCTGACGAAGCAGCTCGGCGCCGCCCGCGAGGCCATCAAGTCCAAGGAGTCCGACTTCGCCACGAAGCAGCAGGGCCTGTCCGGCCGCATGGCGGAGCTCAAGGGCAAGCTGGGCGAGGCGGAGGCGCAGGTGAAGGCGCTCGAGGGCCGCCGCTCCGGCGTGTCCGCGGGCGTGGACGCCAACCTGCTCCGGCGCTACGAGTCGATTCGCAAGAAGAAGCTGCCCGCGCTGGTGGGCGTGGTCGCCGGCACGTGCCAGGGCTGCAACATGAACGTGCCCCCGCAGCTCTACAACCAGCTGCGCACCTCGCTGGGCACCGACGTGTGCCCGTCCTGCAACCGCATCATCTACGCGGTGGAAGCCCTCCAGGAAACGCCCGCGGCGACGAAGTAG